A section of the Rummeliibacillus pycnus genome encodes:
- a CDS encoding rhodanese-like domain-containing protein, which yields MKTITPEEVLAKFDANEELHIVDVREDEEVANGIIPGAIHIPLGQIPERLTELDQNTPYIFVCHAGGRSFSACSYLDGLGYDVTNMEGGMSSWEGELEF from the coding sequence ATGAAAACAATTACCCCTGAAGAAGTACTAGCAAAATTTGATGCAAACGAAGAATTACATATCGTTGATGTACGCGAAGATGAAGAAGTTGCCAATGGTATTATTCCTGGTGCAATTCACATTCCCTTAGGTCAAATCCCTGAACGATTAACTGAATTAGATCAAAACACACCGTATATATTTGTATGCCATGCTGGAGGTCGTAGCTTTAGTGCATGTTCTTATTTAGATGGATTAGGCTATGATGTAACAAATATGGAAGGTGGCATGAGCTCTTGGGAAGGGGAATTAGAATTCTAG
- the miaA gene encoding tRNA (adenosine(37)-N6)-dimethylallyltransferase MiaA — MLQQELDVIAIVGPTAVGKTALSIELAKAINGEIINGDSMQVYKELNIGTAKITPEEMEGIPHHLLDIKEPSESFSVAEYQKLVRDKIDEIQAKGKIPIIVGGTGLYIQAVLFDFRFTEEKIEHTIRDAYYKELEKVGPEAMYAKLKAVDPKTAATIHPNNTRRVIRALEMAEHSKIQKSDEEQHLGDRPLYKHRIIGLNMNRDLLYSRINQRVDLMMEKGLLEEVKDLYNRGIRDVQSIKAIGYKELYAYLEGNVSLDEAIAQLKQNSRRYAKRQLTYFRNKMDIDWYDAELGTIKIIDNILQK; from the coding sequence ATGTTACAACAAGAATTAGATGTTATTGCAATAGTTGGACCAACTGCTGTTGGTAAAACTGCGCTTAGTATCGAACTAGCAAAGGCGATCAATGGTGAAATAATTAATGGGGATTCGATGCAAGTATATAAAGAGTTAAACATTGGAACAGCGAAAATAACACCAGAAGAAATGGAAGGAATTCCTCATCATTTACTAGATATTAAAGAACCATCAGAATCATTTTCTGTTGCAGAATATCAAAAACTAGTACGTGATAAAATTGATGAAATTCAAGCAAAAGGAAAGATTCCTATAATCGTTGGGGGAACTGGACTTTATATTCAAGCAGTATTATTTGATTTTCGCTTTACAGAAGAGAAGATTGAGCATACTATTCGTGATGCCTATTACAAAGAATTGGAAAAGGTCGGTCCCGAAGCAATGTATGCAAAATTAAAAGCAGTTGACCCGAAAACAGCTGCAACGATTCATCCTAATAACACAAGACGGGTAATTCGTGCATTAGAGATGGCGGAGCATAGCAAGATTCAAAAATCAGATGAAGAACAGCATTTAGGTGATCGGCCACTCTATAAACATAGAATAATTGGATTAAATATGAACCGAGACCTCTTATATTCTCGAATTAATCAACGAGTAGACTTGATGATGGAAAAAGGGTTATTAGAGGAAGTAAAAGATCTCTACAATAGAGGTATTCGAGATGTTCAATCGATTAAAGCAATCGGCTATAAAGAACTCTATGCATATTTAGAGGGAAATGTTTCATTAGACGAAGCAATCGCTCAATTAAAACAAAATTCACGTCGTTATGCGAAAAGACAACTTACTTATTTTAGAAATAAGATGGATATTGATTGGTATGATGCAGAATTGGGTACAATAAAAATAATTGATAATATTTTACAAAAATAA
- the mutS gene encoding DNA mismatch repair protein MutS, with protein MMAYTPMIQQYLQVKADYQDAFLFFRLGDFYEMFFDDALKASQILEITLTSRDAGMKERIPMCGVPHHSAQNYIETLVQKGYKVAICEQTEDPKLAKGVVKREVIQLITPGTIMEGKAIDGKSNHFIAASTKLNDSEFAFSYLDLSTGESTTTYVEGDHKVLIQQLQAFDIRELVVKDDLFAELQELAEAYSIVLSLENKGMTVETSLHYLKQAPEELHEACRILLHYIERTQMRSLSHIQPFTFHEVKNYLNIDTNSKRNLELIQSLRGGDQKGTLLWLLDETATAMGGRKLKQWLHQPLASRKAIEKRLSIVTDLLEDYFVRAELQELLKKVYDLERLAGRVAFGSVGGRDLAQLRESLRQVPAIKDQLINSGKGHLVPLGETLDLCRDVEIYLSTAITDHPPISIKEGDVIREGFNEKLDELRYASRNGKDWIAQLEQKEREITGIKNLKIGYNRVFGYYIEVTKSNIQSVDLSRYERKQTLANAERYITEELKEKEAIILNAEEESLVMEYQLFTEIREYLKQFIPRLQALASDISELDVFTSFATVTEKYHFVKPTFHEGRALKIINGRHPVVEKMMNKQLYVPNDCILDTDQNMMLITGPNMSGKSTYMRQVALITVMAQMGCYVPADEAELPITDQIFTRIGAADDLAGGQSTFMVEMLESQHAITNATANSLLLFDEIGRGTSTYDGMALAQSMMEYIHNKIGANTLFSTHYHELTTLENELERLQNVHVSATEQDGKVVFLHKVKNGPADKSYGIHVAELAELPKPIIERARILLAEFEATDVEPTLRHKEVAAAAMSDEELPQQVKTTIREETQLSLFEEDGSVVKEASVPKLSDAEKEVLEKLKHLNVSGTTPMDALQLVYTLQQTLVQK; from the coding sequence ATAATGGCTTACACACCTATGATACAACAATATTTACAAGTAAAAGCAGACTATCAAGATGCTTTTTTATTTTTCCGTTTAGGAGATTTTTATGAAATGTTCTTTGATGATGCACTGAAAGCATCTCAAATTTTAGAAATTACATTAACTAGTAGAGATGCTGGTATGAAAGAACGTATTCCTATGTGTGGGGTACCACATCATTCAGCACAAAATTATATTGAAACACTTGTACAAAAAGGATATAAAGTAGCAATTTGTGAACAAACGGAAGATCCAAAATTAGCAAAAGGTGTCGTGAAACGTGAAGTCATTCAACTAATTACACCTGGAACAATTATGGAAGGTAAAGCAATTGACGGCAAATCAAATCATTTTATCGCAGCAAGTACAAAACTAAATGATTCTGAGTTTGCATTTAGCTACCTCGATTTATCGACAGGTGAATCTACCACTACATACGTGGAAGGTGATCACAAGGTATTAATTCAACAACTGCAAGCATTTGATATTCGTGAATTAGTAGTAAAAGATGATTTGTTTGCTGAATTACAAGAGTTAGCTGAAGCTTACTCCATTGTTCTATCACTTGAAAATAAGGGAATGACTGTAGAAACAAGCCTTCACTATTTGAAACAAGCACCAGAAGAATTGCATGAAGCTTGTCGTATCCTATTACATTATATTGAACGTACACAAATGCGCTCGTTATCACATATTCAACCATTTACTTTCCATGAAGTAAAAAACTATTTGAATATCGATACAAATTCCAAACGAAATTTAGAGTTAATTCAATCACTGCGTGGTGGGGATCAAAAAGGAACGTTGTTATGGCTACTTGATGAAACAGCGACTGCTATGGGTGGTCGTAAATTAAAACAATGGCTTCATCAACCTTTAGCAAGTCGAAAAGCGATTGAAAAACGATTAAGTATCGTTACGGATTTATTGGAAGATTATTTTGTTCGTGCAGAATTACAAGAGCTTTTAAAAAAAGTTTATGATCTAGAACGTTTAGCAGGTCGTGTGGCATTTGGTAGTGTAGGAGGTCGTGATCTTGCACAATTACGTGAATCATTAAGACAGGTACCTGCGATAAAAGATCAACTCATTAATTCAGGAAAAGGACATCTAGTACCTCTTGGGGAAACACTCGATTTATGCCGAGATGTCGAAATCTATTTAAGTACTGCTATTACAGACCATCCGCCAATTTCGATTAAAGAAGGGGATGTCATACGAGAAGGTTTTAATGAGAAATTAGATGAATTACGTTATGCTTCTCGAAACGGAAAAGACTGGATTGCTCAATTAGAGCAAAAAGAGCGTGAAATTACTGGTATAAAAAATTTAAAAATCGGTTATAATCGCGTATTTGGTTATTATATCGAAGTGACAAAATCGAATATTCAGTCGGTTGATCTTTCTCGTTATGAGCGAAAACAAACATTAGCGAATGCGGAACGATATATTACAGAAGAGTTAAAAGAAAAAGAAGCGATTATTCTTAATGCAGAAGAAGAAAGTTTAGTAATGGAATATCAACTATTCACTGAAATTCGTGAGTACTTAAAGCAGTTTATTCCTCGTCTCCAAGCATTGGCATCTGATATTAGTGAATTGGATGTCTTTACAAGCTTTGCAACTGTAACCGAAAAGTATCATTTTGTAAAACCTACATTCCATGAAGGTCGAGCATTGAAAATCATCAATGGCCGTCACCCAGTTGTTGAAAAAATGATGAATAAACAACTATATGTTCCAAATGATTGTATTTTAGATACAGACCAAAATATGATGCTTATAACAGGTCCTAATATGTCAGGTAAAAGTACTTATATGCGTCAGGTTGCTTTAATTACTGTGATGGCTCAAATGGGTTGTTATGTACCTGCAGATGAAGCAGAACTACCAATAACTGACCAAATTTTCACTCGTATTGGAGCAGCAGATGATTTAGCAGGTGGTCAAAGTACTTTTATGGTTGAAATGTTAGAATCTCAACATGCCATTACCAATGCTACGGCTAACAGCTTGTTATTATTTGATGAAATTGGTCGTGGAACATCTACTTATGATGGTATGGCATTGGCGCAATCTATGATGGAATACATCCATAACAAAATCGGAGCAAATACACTATTTTCTACACACTATCACGAATTAACAACATTAGAAAACGAATTAGAACGTCTTCAAAATGTTCATGTGTCAGCAACAGAACAAGATGGTAAAGTGGTGTTCTTGCATAAAGTAAAGAATGGACCAGCTGATAAAAGTTATGGTATTCATGTTGCAGAATTGGCAGAATTGCCAAAGCCAATCATTGAACGAGCACGTATATTACTTGCTGAGTTCGAAGCAACAGATGTAGAACCAACACTAAGACATAAAGAAGTAGCAGCTGCAGCCATGTCTGACGAAGAATTACCGCAACAAGTGAAAACAACTATACGAGAAGAGACACAACTTTCCCTTTTTGAAGAGGATGGTTCTGTTGTTAAAGAAGCATCAGTACCTAAATTGTCAGATGCTGAAAAAGAAGTATTAGAAAAATTAAAACATTTAAATGTATCCGGTACAACACCAATGGATGCATTGCAACTTGTCTATACATTGCAACAAACTTTAGTACAAAAATAG
- the gntK gene encoding gluconokinase: MSKMSYYLGVDIGTTCTKAVLFGNNGQVISMHHAGYPLYSPTPNVAEQDPNEILSAVKEAIQLAIQKSNININNLKLVSFSAAMHSVIAIDINGKPLTNCITWADTRATEWAEKIKHEMDGHEIYRRTGTPIHPMSPLCKITWLRHEKPEIFNQTFKFISMKEYIFHDFFDRYIVDHSIASATGMFNLENRDWDVNALKVAGITPDQLSDLVPTTFYLNGLKTDIAEEIGIPPHIPFVIGANDGVLSNLGVNAIDPGVVAVTIGTSGAIRTVTDHPVTDPKGRIFCYVLTDKHWVVGGPINNGGMTFRWVRDELAASEVETAKRLGIDPYDVLTKIASNVNPGSDGLLFHPYLAGERAPLWNADARGSFFGLGLHHKKEHMIRAVLEGVIFNLYTVFIALQEVIGIPNKIQATGGFARSELWRQMMADIFNQEVSVPESFESSCLGAIVLGMYALGEIEDFSIVSEWIGSTHVHTPIPENVERYVELIPIFIRISRLLTQEYHDLTKFQEKWVK; encoded by the coding sequence ATGTCTAAAATGTCTTATTATCTAGGCGTTGATATAGGTACTACATGCACGAAGGCCGTCTTATTTGGTAACAACGGCCAAGTAATAAGTATGCATCATGCAGGGTATCCACTCTATAGTCCTACCCCAAATGTTGCTGAGCAAGATCCAAATGAAATTCTATCTGCTGTAAAAGAAGCTATTCAGTTAGCTATTCAAAAAAGTAACATCAACATAAATAATTTAAAACTCGTGTCATTTAGTGCTGCTATGCACAGTGTGATCGCAATAGACATCAATGGCAAGCCATTAACCAACTGCATCACTTGGGCTGATACTCGTGCAACTGAATGGGCAGAAAAAATAAAGCATGAGATGGATGGACATGAAATTTATAGACGTACAGGTACACCTATTCATCCTATGTCACCTCTTTGCAAAATTACTTGGTTACGTCATGAAAAGCCAGAAATTTTCAACCAAACTTTTAAATTTATAAGTATGAAAGAATATATATTCCATGACTTTTTTGATCGTTATATTGTTGATCACTCAATTGCTTCTGCTACTGGTATGTTCAATCTTGAAAACCGTGATTGGGATGTAAACGCTTTAAAAGTGGCCGGTATTACACCTGATCAATTATCCGACTTGGTGCCAACCACTTTCTATCTAAATGGTTTGAAAACAGATATTGCTGAGGAAATTGGTATACCACCTCATATTCCATTTGTTATAGGTGCAAATGATGGTGTTCTTTCAAATCTCGGCGTTAACGCGATTGACCCAGGAGTTGTTGCCGTAACAATTGGAACAAGTGGTGCTATTCGAACCGTAACAGATCACCCAGTAACAGATCCTAAAGGTCGTATTTTCTGCTATGTGTTAACAGACAAGCATTGGGTAGTTGGTGGTCCAATAAATAATGGTGGTATGACATTTAGATGGGTACGTGATGAATTAGCAGCTTCAGAAGTAGAGACGGCAAAACGATTAGGAATCGATCCATATGATGTGTTAACGAAAATTGCTTCGAATGTCAATCCTGGTTCTGATGGATTACTATTCCATCCATATTTAGCTGGTGAACGTGCTCCATTATGGAATGCGGATGCCCGTGGTTCGTTCTTTGGTCTAGGTTTACATCACAAAAAAGAACATATGATTCGAGCCGTTTTAGAGGGTGTTATTTTTAACTTATATACAGTTTTTATCGCTCTACAAGAAGTCATTGGAATCCCAAACAAAATTCAAGCAACTGGTGGTTTCGCACGTTCCGAACTGTGGCGTCAGATGATGGCTGATATTTTCAATCAAGAAGTCTCCGTCCCTGAAAGCTTTGAAAGCTCTTGCCTAGGTGCAATTGTTCTTGGGATGTATGCACTAGGAGAAATAGAAGATTTCTCCATTGTTTCAGAATGGATCGGCTCAACACATGTGCATACTCCAATTCCTGAAAACGTAGAACGATATGTTGAACTCATTCCTATTTTCATCCGAATTTCTCGTTTATTAACACAGGAATATCATGATCTAACAAAATTCCAAGAAAAGTGGGTAAAATAA
- the hfq gene encoding RNA chaperone Hfq, whose protein sequence is MKSMNLQDTYLNQLRKNGIFVTVFLLNGFQLKGTIRSYDNFTVLLEVDGKQHFIYKHAISTFSPSKSVELQQEVE, encoded by the coding sequence ATGAAATCAATGAATTTACAAGATACGTATTTAAATCAACTACGTAAAAACGGTATTTTTGTTACCGTCTTCTTATTAAATGGTTTTCAGTTAAAAGGGACAATTCGTTCATACGATAATTTTACTGTATTACTTGAAGTCGATGGTAAACAGCATTTTATTTACAAACATGCGATATCAACATTCTCTCCATCAAAATCTGTAGAACTACAACAAGAAGTTGAGTAA
- a CDS encoding glycerol-3-phosphate dehydrogenase/oxidase, which translates to MFSAAKRSQVIDILNNYSFDVLVVGGGITGAGIALDAISRGLSVALVEVQDFAAGTSSRSTKLVHGGLRYLKQLQIDVVKETGREREIVYENGVHVTTPQWMLLPFYKEGTFGPFTTSIGLKMYDRLARVKKAERRTMLKTKETLAKEPLLKKNGLKGSGYYVEYRTDDARLTIEILKKAVELGAVCLNYAKVEDFIYEDKKVVGAIVHDQISQKTWTIQANSVVNATGPWVDQLRQKDKINNNKKLKLTKGAHIVFDQSRFPLQQSVYFDTSDGRMVFAIPRDGKTYVGTTDTFYEDNPIKPVVTDEDVEYLLETIQYMFPDVDISMKDVESCWAGVRPLIYEEGKNPSEISRKDEVWESTTGLLTIAGGKLTGYRKMAEKVVDKIVSRKQFKKVGPCVTAELSLSGAKGINSQNFVAYVHYKAQEGTRYGLTYDEAYHLVRTYGTNVDHLFAIIHTLDVQEGEQQLPVDLHAQLIYAMQYEMAYTPADFFVRRSSRMFFNINSVKKYKQPVIRLMSKYLHYSPGEEQQYRKELEEILYDASHFADEGLHV; encoded by the coding sequence ATGTTTTCGGCTGCAAAAAGAAGTCAAGTTATTGACATATTAAATAACTATTCGTTTGATGTATTAGTTGTTGGTGGAGGAATCACCGGTGCTGGAATTGCGTTAGATGCTATTTCAAGAGGCTTGTCTGTTGCATTAGTGGAAGTGCAAGATTTTGCTGCAGGCACATCAAGCCGTTCCACGAAATTAGTACATGGTGGCTTACGTTATTTAAAGCAACTGCAAATTGATGTAGTAAAAGAAACGGGAAGAGAAAGAGAAATTGTTTATGAAAATGGTGTGCATGTAACAACACCGCAATGGATGTTACTGCCATTCTATAAAGAAGGTACATTTGGCCCGTTTACAACATCAATTGGTTTGAAAATGTACGATCGTTTAGCTCGTGTTAAAAAAGCAGAAAGACGAACGATGTTAAAAACAAAAGAAACGCTTGCGAAAGAACCATTATTGAAAAAAAACGGCCTTAAAGGCAGTGGATATTATGTTGAATACCGTACAGATGACGCACGTCTAACAATTGAAATTTTGAAAAAAGCCGTTGAACTTGGAGCAGTGTGTCTAAATTATGCGAAAGTAGAAGATTTTATTTACGAAGATAAAAAAGTTGTCGGTGCTATCGTACATGACCAAATTTCACAAAAAACTTGGACGATACAGGCCAATTCAGTAGTTAATGCTACTGGTCCATGGGTTGATCAGTTGCGCCAAAAAGATAAAATCAATAACAATAAGAAGCTAAAGTTAACAAAAGGTGCTCATATTGTATTTGATCAATCTCGATTCCCTTTACAACAATCCGTTTATTTTGATACAAGTGATGGACGTATGGTATTTGCAATTCCTCGGGATGGTAAAACATATGTAGGAACAACAGATACATTTTACGAAGATAACCCCATTAAACCTGTTGTTACAGATGAAGATGTTGAATACTTACTTGAAACAATTCAATATATGTTCCCTGATGTTGATATCTCTATGAAAGACGTAGAATCTTGTTGGGCAGGTGTAAGACCACTTATTTATGAAGAAGGAAAAAATCCTTCTGAAATTTCTAGAAAAGACGAGGTATGGGAATCTACTACTGGACTTTTGACAATTGCTGGTGGAAAACTAACTGGTTATCGCAAAATGGCCGAAAAAGTGGTCGATAAAATTGTTTCAAGAAAACAATTTAAAAAAGTTGGTCCTTGTGTTACAGCTGAACTATCATTATCAGGAGCAAAAGGAATTAATTCGCAGAATTTTGTTGCTTATGTACATTACAAAGCACAAGAAGGTACTCGTTATGGTTTAACTTATGACGAAGCCTATCATTTAGTTCGTACTTATGGTACAAATGTTGATCATCTCTTTGCTATTATTCACACATTAGACGTACAAGAAGGGGAACAACAGTTACCGGTAGATTTACATGCACAATTGATCTATGCAATGCAATATGAAATGGCTTATACACCTGCAGATTTCTTTGTCCGCCGTTCATCTAGAATGTTCTTTAATATCAATAGTGTAAAAAAGTATAAACAGCCTGTTATTCGATTAATGAGTAAATATTTACACTATTCACCAGGAGAAGAACAACAATATCGAAAAGAACTAGAAGAAATTTTATATGACGCATCACATTTTGCCGATGAGGGACTCCATGTATAA
- the mutL gene encoding DNA mismatch repair endonuclease MutL, with amino-acid sequence MGHIHIMDEFLSNKIAAGEVVERPSSVVKELVENAIDAGSTSIEVVLEEAGMTSIQVIDNGCGMDEDDALISFQRHATSKINNEHDLFRIRTLGFRGEALASIASVSKVDLITSNGESGIEVHLEGGHVIDKKPGSLRKGTDLTVSQLFFNTPARLKYMKTIQTELGHTIDLMNRLALCYPNIAFKLTHHDHNLLQTNGRGDLRQVLAAIYGVANAKKMVHFEGESKDYKISGYATIPEITRASKSYMSIFVNGRWVRHYTIQKAIIDAYHTFLPIGRFPISVIHIEGDPFLTDVNVHPAKQQIRLSKEADLMQLIEESLHKAIRNSMKAPEIAQKRKTSTPSSEQINFWKTINYNTTNMPQFNEKPKTEEKISTSDVSFPTLKESVENKELAKGFTVEESWEEIKDSQGINNLATNQEDIWDEDEEEQVQKEIIPDETPKEPFPELEIVGQIHGTYIVAQSEDGFYLIDQHAAQERIKYEYFKDKVGEVNPDERQSLLLPLTFHYSADEALTLRENAKALEEVGVYLEEFGQNSFVVREHPTWFPKDFESEIIEELIEQVLKERKTDVKKLREAAAIMMSCKRSIKANHYLDKQQMERLLHDLKTRVNPFTCPHGRPVIVHFRTYEIEKMFKRVM; translated from the coding sequence ATGGGGCATATTCATATAATGGATGAATTTTTGTCCAATAAAATTGCAGCAGGTGAAGTAGTTGAGCGACCATCTTCTGTAGTTAAAGAATTAGTTGAAAATGCCATTGATGCAGGCAGTACCTCAATTGAAGTGGTATTAGAAGAAGCCGGAATGACCTCTATTCAAGTAATTGATAATGGATGTGGAATGGACGAAGATGATGCACTTATTTCATTTCAAAGACATGCCACAAGTAAAATTAATAACGAACATGATTTGTTTCGAATTCGAACACTCGGTTTCCGTGGAGAAGCATTAGCAAGTATTGCTTCTGTTTCGAAAGTAGATTTAATCACTTCAAATGGAGAAAGTGGAATCGAAGTTCATCTTGAAGGTGGACATGTGATCGATAAAAAACCGGGTTCTCTTCGAAAAGGAACAGATCTAACAGTTTCTCAGCTCTTTTTCAATACTCCTGCTCGTTTAAAATATATGAAAACAATTCAAACTGAACTGGGCCATACAATCGATTTGATGAATCGTTTAGCGCTCTGTTATCCCAATATAGCATTTAAATTAACTCACCATGATCATAATTTGTTGCAAACAAATGGTCGTGGGGATTTACGACAAGTACTAGCTGCTATTTATGGAGTTGCCAATGCAAAGAAAATGGTTCATTTTGAAGGCGAATCGAAAGATTATAAAATATCAGGGTATGCAACGATTCCAGAAATAACGAGAGCATCTAAAAGTTATATGTCAATTTTTGTGAATGGCCGATGGGTACGTCATTATACAATTCAAAAAGCAATCATTGATGCCTACCATACATTTCTGCCTATAGGAAGATTCCCAATATCTGTTATACACATAGAAGGCGATCCGTTTCTAACAGATGTTAATGTACATCCAGCTAAGCAGCAAATTCGATTAAGTAAAGAAGCGGATTTAATGCAATTAATTGAAGAATCTCTCCATAAAGCGATTCGAAATTCAATGAAGGCGCCTGAAATTGCTCAAAAAAGGAAAACGTCAACACCATCTTCAGAACAAATTAATTTTTGGAAAACGATTAATTATAATACAACCAATATGCCGCAATTTAATGAGAAACCGAAAACAGAAGAAAAAATAAGTACTTCTGATGTTTCTTTCCCTACGCTCAAAGAAAGCGTAGAAAACAAGGAACTAGCTAAAGGTTTTACGGTAGAAGAAAGTTGGGAAGAGATAAAAGATTCTCAAGGAATCAATAATCTTGCAACAAATCAAGAAGATATTTGGGATGAAGATGAAGAAGAACAGGTACAAAAAGAGATTATTCCAGATGAAACTCCAAAAGAACCATTTCCTGAACTTGAGATTGTGGGGCAAATTCATGGCACTTATATTGTTGCTCAAAGTGAAGATGGTTTTTATTTAATTGACCAGCATGCAGCACAAGAACGCATTAAATATGAATACTTTAAAGATAAGGTTGGCGAAGTAAATCCTGATGAACGCCAATCTCTATTACTGCCTTTAACTTTCCATTATTCTGCTGATGAAGCATTAACATTACGTGAAAATGCGAAAGCTTTAGAAGAAGTAGGGGTTTATCTTGAGGAATTTGGTCAAAACTCATTTGTAGTACGAGAACACCCAACTTGGTTTCCAAAAGATTTCGAATCTGAAATTATTGAAGAACTAATCGAACAAGTATTAAAAGAACGGAAAACAGATGTAAAAAAATTACGAGAAGCAGCTGCGATTATGATGAGCTGTAAACGTTCCATTAAAGCAAATCACTACTTAGATAAACAGCAAATGGAGAGATTATTACATGATTTAAAAACACGAGTAAATCCATTTACCTGTCCACATGGTCGACCAGTAATTGTTCACTTTAGAACATATGAAATTGAAAAAATGTTTAAACGTGTCATGTAA
- a CDS encoding alpha/beta fold hydrolase, with amino-acid sequence MYKEQIMVTATDQHQLVVTICEPIQSAKGHIHILHGMAEHHERYVPFAEFLTNAGYFVSMHDHRGHGKTVKLNQSIKGFFSEQTGFEKVVEDVKIVTDTVRDSRNLPPMILFGHSMGSFIARRYTELHSEQLDKAIYCGTGAVGIEHFLGAFLAKCLTNVKGKTKESHIMDKLTFGNFNRTIQNPETKFDWLCSNSVEVAKYIADEDCGFISTNQFYVDFLQGIITLSKRHEVNRIRKNLPILFISGAEDPVGGFTKGIWRAAKQMQKCGLHDVTVQLFEGMRHEVLNETNKEKVFQTILQWLEKKECYNKN; translated from the coding sequence ATGTATAAGGAACAAATAATGGTTACAGCAACAGACCAACATCAGCTTGTGGTTACTATATGTGAGCCAATACAATCAGCAAAGGGACATATTCATATACTTCATGGGATGGCAGAGCATCATGAACGATATGTTCCTTTCGCTGAATTTTTAACAAATGCAGGTTATTTTGTTTCAATGCATGATCATCGAGGGCATGGTAAAACGGTAAAACTAAATCAATCTATAAAAGGTTTCTTTAGTGAACAAACAGGTTTCGAAAAAGTCGTTGAAGATGTCAAAATTGTAACAGATACAGTACGAGATAGTAGGAACTTACCGCCTATGATTTTATTTGGTCACAGTATGGGCTCGTTTATTGCAAGAAGATACACGGAGTTACATAGTGAGCAACTGGATAAAGCAATATACTGTGGTACTGGAGCTGTTGGTATTGAACATTTTTTGGGTGCTTTTCTTGCAAAATGTTTAACAAATGTAAAAGGGAAAACGAAAGAAAGCCATATTATGGATAAGCTTACGTTTGGCAATTTTAATCGTACCATTCAAAATCCAGAAACGAAATTTGACTGGTTATGTTCAAATAGTGTAGAAGTAGCAAAATATATAGCAGATGAAGACTGTGGCTTTATCTCTACAAATCAATTTTATGTAGATTTTTTGCAAGGTATTATTACATTATCCAAACGTCATGAGGTAAATCGTATTAGGAAGAATTTACCGATATTATTTATTAGTGGTGCTGAAGATCCAGTTGGTGGTTTTACCAAAGGGATATGGCGTGCTGCAAAGCAAATGCAAAAATGTGGTTTACATGATGTTACTGTACAACTTTTTGAAGGAATGCGTCATGAAGTTTTAAACGAAACCAATAAAGAGAAAGTGTTTCAAACGATATTACAATGGTTGGAGAAAAAAGAATGTTACAACAAGAATTAG